From a single Rosa rugosa chromosome 7, drRosRugo1.1, whole genome shotgun sequence genomic region:
- the LOC133722475 gene encoding target of rapamycin complex subunit LST8, producing the protein MSQQPSVILATASYDHTIRFWEAKSGRCYRTIQYPDSQVNRLEITPDKRFLAAAGNPHIRLFDVNSNSPQPVMSYDSHTNNVMAVGFQCDGNWMYSGSEDGTVKIWDLRAPGCQREYESRAAVNTVVLHPNQTELISGDQNGNIRVWDLTANSCSCELVPEVDTAVRSLTVMWDGSLVVAANNHGTCYVWRLLRGTQTMTNFEPLHKLQAHKGYNILKCLLSPEFCEPHRYLATASSDHTVKIWNVDGFTLEKTLEGHQRWVWDCVFSVDGAYLITASSDSTARLWNLSTGEDIRVYQGHHKATICCALHDGAEPGPS; encoded by the exons ATGAGCCAACAACCGTCGGTGATACTTGCGACGGCGAGCTATGACCACACTATTCGCTTCTGGGAGGCCAAAAGTGGCCGCTGCTACCGTACCATCCAATACCCTGATTCA CAAGTAAATAGGCTTGAGATAACCCCGGATAAACGATTCCTGGCTGCAGCGGGCAACCCTCATATTCGATTGTTTGATGTTAATTCAAACAGTCCTCAACCG GTGATGAGCTATGATTCACATACTAATAACGTAATGGCAGTGGGGTTTCAATGTGATGGGAACTGGATGTATTCAGGTTCCGAGGATGGTACAGTAAAAATTTGGGATTTGAG AGCTCCAGGTTGCCAAAGGGAATATGAAAGCCGTGCAGCTGTTAACACTGTTGTGCTGCACCCGAATCAG ACTGAACTAATATCTGGGGACCAAAATGGCAACATTCGTGTTTGGGATTTGACAGCTAATTCTTGCAGTTGTGAATTG GTTCCAGAGGTAGATACTGCTGTAAGGTCGTTAACAGTTATGTGGGATGGGAGCTTGGTTGTTGCTGCAAATAATCATGGGACATGCTATGTTTGGCGCTTGTTGCGAGGGACACAG ACTATGACAAATTTTGAGCCACTTCATAAGCTTCAAGCACACAAGGGATACAACATCCTCAAATGTCTACTTTCACCTGAGTTCTGTGAACCCCACAG ATATTTGGCCACTGCCTCTTCTGACCACACTGTCAAGATATGGAATGTTGATGGTTTCACATTAGAGAAAACTCTAGAAG GGCATCAACGGTGGGTTTGGGACTGTGTTTTTTCCGTAGATGGTGCCTATCTTATAACAG CTTCCTCTGATTCAACAGCAAGGCTTTGGAACCTGTCCACCGGAGAAGATATCAGGGTGTATCAGGGGCATCACAAAGCAACCATTTGTTGTGCACTGCATGATGGAGCTGAACCTGGTCCATCTTGA